CCAGTGTAATCAAAAATAGCCGTGGTTTGATTGATTATTTTGCATAATTCCTGATTGACTGGTAAGGTAACTTATCTGGGTATAACAGGATTGCAGAATGGCTGAGCGTAACTTAATCACCTGGCTTGAAAAGAACATCACCAGTCACCGGGATCCGTTCTTTTCCATTCGCTGGGATCGGTTGATTTCACATCCCGATATTCAACGTCAAATTAAAAACAATAAAAAGGCCCATCAACTCTATTGCTACATTGAATCGTCGCTTGCTCATCAGCAGGCTAAATTAATTAACCTCACGCTTCGCAAGGCGTTCGCTAACCTGACTCAGGATGATTTGGCGAATGTAGCCGGATTTTCCAATGATAAAAAAGGAACACCGCGGCAAAAGGCGTATTTTCACGCTCACCACACGCTGCAGTATTATGTCAGACGGGATATTCTTGAACATAAGAGCCGGGCCGCCAGACTTAACGCGTTTCGACGCTGGATCGATGTGGCGGATATTCTGTTTTCCAGGAATTGCTATGAAGGGGGAATGCTGGTATCCGTCACATTGAATCTTCTCGACAGTTATCTCCGCTGCGGGGACGAATTGCCAGCAATCAGCAGGAAAAAACTTAACCACCTTCTGGACATGTATTCACCGGCTGGCAATTTTAAGCATCTAAGGCAGCATATCAAGGATCATCAGTCAGAGAACAGTTTTCCTCTGGTTACTGTCATCGGTAAAGATCTGACGTTTATTGATGAAAACCTAAATACCCTTCAGGACAAAATGAATGGTTTCCTGCTCGCATGGAAAGATCAGAAAAAAGCGGAAATGCAGCAAATGCTTGCTGGTGCGGGTCGTGAAGGGGATGCATTGAGCAAAAAGCATATAAGAATCTACCACGGGCATAAACTGCGCAGTGCCGTAAAACCGGAAAAGGACCAAGCGAAAGAAACAAAGGAAGAGAAAAAAGAATTTTCCATTGAAGAGCTTCTGGCTGTCCCGGCAAGCGAGGTACCGGCCGAATACAATGCAATGCGCAGCAGCTACCTTACTGCCGTTCAGGAAAAAATGGATTTCATCAAGACGCTGTTGCCTGAAAAAAAAGAGACGCTCCCGGATTTACCCCGGGAATTGCAGTCAGCTTATGAACAGACTGAACAACGCTTCCGGGAAAACGGCCTCGATTCACTCCTGGAGGGTGCCGATGCGAATAATAGCAAAAGCCGCCTCTACTCCGAGAAACTGTT
This Legionella sp. MW5194 DNA region includes the following protein-coding sequences:
- a CDS encoding RasGEF domain-containing protein, which translates into the protein MAERNLITWLEKNITSHRDPFFSIRWDRLISHPDIQRQIKNNKKAHQLYCYIESSLAHQQAKLINLTLRKAFANLTQDDLANVAGFSNDKKGTPRQKAYFHAHHTLQYYVRRDILEHKSRAARLNAFRRWIDVADILFSRNCYEGGMLVSVTLNLLDSYLRCGDELPAISRKKLNHLLDMYSPAGNFKHLRQHIKDHQSENSFPLVTVIGKDLTFIDENLNTLQDKMNGFLLAWKDQKKAEMQQMLAGAGREGDALSKKHIRIYHGHKLRSAVKPEKDQAKETKEEKKEFSIEELLAVPASEVPAEYNAMRSSYLTAVQEKMDFIKTLLPEKKETLPDLPRELQSAYEQTEQRFRENGLDSLLEGADANNSKSRLYSEKLLPGFFSRGGCSADKHWRQVFTYTNTFSA